From Vogesella sp. XCS3, the proteins below share one genomic window:
- a CDS encoding efflux RND transporter permease subunit gives MMNISELCIRRPVMTVLLCLSLIIGGLLALQRIPIAALPSYETPTINVSASLPGASPQTMASSVATPLEKQFATIPGVAVISSSSSQGSTSVTLEFEPGRNLDGAALDVQAALLRAQRSLPDEMTSLPSYRKVNPADAPILLLALNSPALSLTQLNDYVDSLVSPTLSTINGVAQVQIFGQKRYAVRVKADPQRLAARNLTLDEVATALRAANGNTPLGTLEGPSQVLTIQSDSQLKSAAEFAAMAVGNRNGSVVRLADVATVEDSIENLKTGSWVNGERSIVLAVFRQSDANTVAVVDAIRAMLPKLESQLPGSVRMTPLSDRSDAIREAVHDVNLTMLLTVALVIMVIFMFLQRMAATLIPALTLPISLIGTLGLMYLMGYSIDNISLLGLTLAVGLVVDDAIVVLENIVRYMEEGDDAMTAALKGSREIAFTIVSISLSLVAIFIPIFYMDGVIGLLFHEFAVVVSLAILVSAVASLTLIPLLASRFLRRDHMPHHADAGQGHAIARAFERGFDALLAAYERTLDAALRHSRLTLLVALGTVAGSAWMFHAIPKGFFPVEDTGQVSINTEVPQDVSYDRLAALQARAATIVQQSPHVAAVTSSVSGSGGRMFVTLKPRGQRGKIDQVVDDLRKDLRKVNGLSAAINPVQNLRLGGRSSKSRYQYVLQSVDSSSLYDWGEKLERAMRKDSLFQDVNSDAQRKGLQAELRIDRDKAAQLGVGMQAIRTALYTAFGQRQVATIYTDNDNYSVLLQLDDSQRVNEYDLTRLYVRGSGSELVPLTSVASIQRTVGPVSISHQGQLPAVTLSFNLPPGVALGEVDARLKAMQQEIGLPASVFTSYAGDAAAFAESQSSQTTLLLVALLVIYVLLGVLYESYIHPLTILAGLPSAAMGALGALMLLNQELTIIASIGILMLIGIVKKNAIMMIDFALVAQREQGMSPQQAIRTACLLRLRPILMTTLAAMMGALPIALALGAGAELRQPLGVAVVGGLLFSQLVTLYITPVLYLWFDGLAARVGRKVAAG, from the coding sequence ATGATGAATATTTCCGAGCTCTGTATCCGCCGCCCGGTGATGACGGTGCTGCTGTGCCTGTCGCTGATTATCGGCGGTTTGTTGGCGCTGCAGCGCATCCCCATCGCCGCGCTGCCCAGCTACGAGACGCCCACCATCAACGTGTCGGCCAGCCTGCCGGGTGCCAGCCCGCAGACCATGGCCAGCTCGGTGGCGACGCCGCTGGAAAAACAGTTCGCCACCATTCCCGGTGTCGCGGTAATCAGCTCCAGCAGTAGCCAGGGCAGCACCTCGGTGACGCTGGAGTTCGAGCCCGGGCGTAATCTGGACGGTGCCGCGCTGGACGTGCAGGCCGCCTTGCTGCGCGCGCAGCGCAGCCTGCCGGACGAGATGACCAGCCTGCCGTCCTACCGCAAGGTGAACCCTGCCGACGCGCCTATTTTGCTGCTGGCGCTGAATTCGCCGGCGCTGTCGCTCACCCAGCTAAACGACTATGTGGACAGCCTGGTGTCGCCCACGCTGTCTACCATCAACGGCGTGGCCCAGGTGCAGATCTTTGGCCAGAAGCGCTACGCGGTGCGGGTAAAGGCCGACCCGCAAAGGTTGGCCGCGCGTAACCTGACGCTGGACGAGGTGGCCACCGCCCTGCGTGCGGCCAACGGCAATACGCCGCTGGGCACGCTGGAAGGCCCGTCGCAGGTGCTCACCATCCAGTCCGACAGCCAGCTCAAGAGCGCCGCCGAGTTTGCCGCCATGGCGGTGGGTAATCGTAATGGCAGCGTGGTGCGCCTGGCCGACGTGGCCACGGTGGAAGACAGCATCGAGAACCTGAAGACCGGCAGCTGGGTGAACGGCGAACGCTCCATCGTGCTGGCGGTGTTCCGCCAGTCCGACGCCAACACCGTGGCGGTGGTGGACGCCATCCGCGCCATGCTGCCCAAGCTGGAAAGCCAGCTGCCAGGCTCGGTGCGTATGACACCACTGTCCGACCGCTCCGATGCTATCCGCGAGGCAGTGCACGACGTGAACCTCACCATGCTGCTGACGGTAGCACTGGTGATCATGGTGATCTTCATGTTCCTGCAGCGTATGGCCGCCACGCTGATACCGGCGCTGACGCTGCCGATTTCGCTGATCGGTACGCTGGGCCTGATGTACCTGATGGGTTATTCCATCGATAACATCTCGCTGCTGGGCCTGACGCTGGCGGTGGGCTTGGTGGTGGACGACGCCATCGTGGTGCTGGAAAACATCGTGCGCTACATGGAGGAGGGCGACGACGCGATGACGGCGGCGCTGAAAGGCTCGCGCGAGATCGCGTTCACCATCGTCAGCATTTCGCTGTCGCTGGTGGCTATCTTCATCCCCATCTTTTACATGGATGGCGTGATCGGCCTGCTGTTCCACGAATTTGCCGTGGTGGTGTCGCTGGCCATTCTGGTGTCGGCGGTGGCGTCGCTCACGCTGATTCCGCTGCTGGCCTCGCGCTTTTTGCGCCGCGACCACATGCCGCACCACGCCGACGCCGGCCAGGGTCACGCCATTGCCCGTGCGTTTGAGCGCGGTTTCGATGCGCTGCTGGCGGCCTACGAGCGCACGCTGGACGCCGCGCTGCGCCACAGCCGGCTGACATTGCTGGTGGCGCTGGGCACCGTGGCCGGTTCGGCGTGGATGTTCCACGCCATTCCCAAGGGCTTTTTCCCGGTAGAGGACACCGGGCAGGTCAGCATCAATACCGAGGTGCCGCAGGATGTGTCCTACGACAGGTTGGCCGCACTGCAGGCGCGCGCGGCCACCATCGTGCAGCAAAGCCCGCACGTGGCAGCGGTGACGTCGTCGGTGAGCGGCAGCGGCGGGCGCATGTTCGTCACGCTGAAGCCACGCGGCCAGCGCGGCAAGATCGACCAGGTGGTGGACGACCTGCGCAAGGACCTGCGCAAGGTGAACGGCCTGAGCGCGGCGATCAACCCGGTGCAGAACCTGCGCCTGGGCGGCCGCAGCAGCAAGAGCCGCTACCAGTACGTGCTGCAGAGCGTGGACAGCAGCAGCCTGTACGACTGGGGCGAGAAGCTGGAGCGCGCCATGCGCAAGGACAGCCTGTTCCAGGACGTGAACAGCGACGCGCAGCGCAAGGGCTTGCAGGCCGAGCTGCGTATCGACCGCGACAAGGCGGCGCAGCTGGGGGTGGGCATGCAGGCCATCCGCACCGCGCTGTACACCGCCTTTGGCCAGCGCCAGGTAGCCACCATCTACACCGACAACGACAACTACTCGGTGCTGCTGCAGCTGGACGATAGCCAGCGTGTGAACGAGTACGACCTCACCCGCCTGTACGTGCGCGGCAGCGGTAGCGAGCTGGTGCCGCTGACCAGCGTGGCCAGCATCCAGCGTACCGTGGGGCCGGTATCGATCAGCCATCAGGGCCAGCTGCCGGCGGTGACGCTGTCGTTCAACCTGCCGCCGGGCGTGGCGCTGGGCGAGGTGGACGCGCGCCTGAAAGCCATGCAGCAGGAAATCGGCCTGCCGGCCAGCGTGTTTACCAGCTACGCCGGCGACGCCGCGGCGTTTGCCGAGTCGCAAAGCAGCCAGACCACGCTGCTGCTGGTGGCCTTGCTGGTGATCTACGTGTTGCTGGGCGTGCTGTACGAAAGCTACATCCACCCGCTCACCATCCTGGCCGGCCTGCCGTCGGCGGCCATGGGTGCTTTGGGCGCGTTGATGCTGCTGAATCAGGAGCTGACCATCATCGCCAGCATCGGCATCCTGATGCTGATCGGTATCGTGAAGAAAAACGCCATCATGATGATCGACTTTGCGCTGGTAGCGCAGCGCGAGCAGGGCATGAGCCCGCAACAGGCCATCCGTACCGCCTGCCTGCTACGCTTGCGCCCCATCCTGATGACCACGCTGGCCGCCATGATGGGCGCGCTGCCGATTGCGCTGGCGCTGGGTGCCGGCGCCGAGCTGCGCCAGCCGCTGGGTGTGGCGGTAGTGGGCGGCCTGCTGTTCTCGCAGCTGGTGACGCTGTACATCACCCCGGTGCTCTACCTGTGGTTTGACGGCTTGGCCGCTAGGGTTGGCCGCAAGGTAGCGGCTGGCTAA
- a CDS encoding efflux RND transporter periplasmic adaptor subunit, producing MNKWLTGTVVLAVAGGAVWWQAGKQPAVDKNARAKRPPVVALAPAQPNRLPVVLTANGTVTALDRVEVKPQVSGVVGRVLVQEGSMVKAGTLLVQLDDAAERAALARVQAQQASDAAQLKIAERDLARGRDLFRQQFISQSALDALQGKVDSLQATLAADRAAVESARVSLRQKAIYAQVDGRVGAISLSPGTLVQPGMATAMLTLTRMSPVAVSFTLPEQQLQAVRQAQQAGPLKVVARSGNGAGQCHSGELTFIDSAVDSSSGNVLLKARFDNAGTALWPGQFVNVALQAGRYEGAANLPVAALLTGPDGQFAYTVGEDKKAQRVPLTLLAIQNERAIVRGIAPGLKVVVNGGQNVRPGELVTLAPPRKQDASAPAAAKVGRSEASSAAAEASRGGRAGGKGSQNLAECSPAAGGDKGARAAGADASAPRAEGGKRQRAASGAQ from the coding sequence ATGAATAAATGGCTGACAGGGACCGTGGTGCTGGCGGTAGCCGGTGGAGCGGTGTGGTGGCAGGCAGGCAAGCAGCCTGCGGTAGATAAAAACGCGCGGGCCAAACGCCCGCCGGTGGTGGCGCTGGCACCGGCGCAGCCCAACCGGCTGCCGGTGGTACTCACCGCCAATGGCACGGTCACCGCGCTGGACCGTGTGGAGGTAAAGCCGCAGGTGTCCGGCGTAGTGGGGCGCGTGCTGGTGCAGGAAGGCAGCATGGTCAAGGCCGGTACGCTGCTGGTGCAGCTGGATGACGCCGCCGAGCGCGCCGCGCTGGCACGGGTGCAGGCGCAGCAGGCCAGCGACGCGGCGCAGCTGAAGATTGCCGAGCGCGACCTGGCACGCGGGCGCGACCTGTTCCGCCAGCAATTCATTTCGCAAAGCGCGCTGGACGCCCTGCAGGGCAAGGTAGACAGCCTGCAGGCTACGTTGGCCGCAGACCGCGCAGCGGTGGAATCGGCCCGTGTCAGCCTGCGCCAGAAGGCCATCTACGCGCAGGTAGACGGCCGTGTCGGCGCCATCAGCCTGTCGCCCGGTACGCTGGTGCAGCCAGGCATGGCCACGGCTATGCTCACGCTGACGCGCATGTCGCCGGTCGCGGTGAGCTTTACCCTGCCGGAGCAGCAGCTGCAGGCGGTGCGCCAGGCGCAGCAGGCCGGCCCGCTGAAGGTGGTGGCGCGCAGCGGTAACGGCGCGGGCCAGTGCCACAGCGGCGAGCTGACATTTATCGATAGCGCCGTGGACAGCAGCAGCGGCAACGTGCTGCTCAAAGCCCGTTTCGACAATGCCGGCACGGCCTTGTGGCCGGGCCAGTTCGTTAATGTGGCGCTGCAGGCCGGGCGCTATGAAGGCGCGGCCAACCTGCCGGTAGCGGCTTTGCTTACCGGCCCCGACGGCCAGTTTGCCTACACCGTGGGCGAAGACAAAAAAGCGCAGCGCGTGCCGCTGACGCTGCTGGCCATCCAGAACGAGCGCGCCATTGTGCGCGGTATTGCCCCCGGCCTGAAGGTAGTGGTCAATGGCGGCCAGAACGTGCGCCCAGGGGAGCTGGTGACGCTGGCGCCGCCGCGCAAGCAGGATGCCAGTGCCCCGGCGGCGGCCAAGGTTGGCCGCAGCGAAGCCAGCAGCGCGGCTGCAGAAGCTAGCCGTGGCGGCCGCGCTGGCGGCAAGGGTAGCCAGAACCTGGCCGAGTGCAGTCCTGCAGCCGGTGGCGATAAAGGCGCCCGGGCCGCAGGTGCCGACGCCAGCGCGCCACGGGCCGAGGGTGGCAAACGCCAGCGTGCAGCCAGCGGAGCGCAATGA
- a CDS encoding YidB family protein, with the protein MSILDQLGSLLGNSEQGGLLQAANTLLNDNGGVAGLVEKFQNGGLGEIVSSWVGTGANLSITPEQIQSVLGNEQIAGLAEKLGIDPAVASQQIAEHLPTVIDKLTPNGQVEGDNLLAQGASLLGGLFNRG; encoded by the coding sequence ATGAGCATCCTCGACCAACTGGGCAGCCTGCTTGGCAATAGCGAACAAGGTGGCCTGCTGCAGGCTGCCAACACCCTGCTGAACGACAACGGCGGCGTGGCAGGCCTGGTAGAAAAATTCCAGAACGGCGGCCTGGGCGAGATCGTCTCGTCCTGGGTAGGCACCGGTGCCAACCTGTCCATCACCCCGGAACAGATCCAGAGCGTGCTGGGTAACGAGCAGATCGCCGGCCTGGCCGAAAAACTGGGCATCGACCCGGCCGTGGCCTCGCAACAGATCGCCGAGCACCTGCCCACCGTGATCGACAAGCTCACCCCCAACGGCCAGGTAGAAGGCGACAACCTGCTGGCCCAGGGCGCCAGCCTGCTGGGTGGCCTGTTCAACCGCGGCTAA
- a CDS encoding CPBP family intramembrane glutamic endopeptidase, with translation MLFPLIHSLRRYLAGRGVCFFVLMLFLSKAVLATVFAFFSISSSEQSLAFTPFFWIKIVFIKPLLETYFLQKLPLDFFSRHHTSTTAIMISATLFAFMHYDGMADVIVVFPCGILLAIAYLDSPNRRRGFLFTFTIHALHNAAVMALTLLGRVW, from the coding sequence ATGCTTTTCCCCCTCATCCATAGTTTGAGAAGGTACCTTGCTGGCCGAGGGGTCTGCTTTTTCGTCTTGATGCTGTTCTTATCCAAAGCCGTCCTTGCCACGGTTTTTGCCTTTTTCTCTATCAGCAGCAGCGAGCAGTCATTAGCATTCACACCGTTCTTCTGGATCAAGATCGTCTTCATCAAACCCCTGCTGGAAACTTACTTCCTGCAAAAGCTGCCACTGGATTTCTTTTCCCGTCATCACACCAGTACCACGGCGATCATGATTTCAGCCACGCTTTTTGCCTTCATGCACTATGACGGCATGGCCGATGTGATAGTGGTCTTTCCCTGCGGAATATTGCTTGCCATCGCGTACCTCGATAGCCCAAATCGCCGCCGCGGCTTTTTATTCACCTTTACCATCCACGCGCTTCATAACGCTGCGGTAATGGCGTTGACGCTGCTTGGCCGGGTTTGGTGA
- a CDS encoding META and DUF4377 domain-containing protein has product MKGVTIAMMSLLLGACASSTVPQQGKWQQSGPDGKPLQTLQLTDGQLSANAGCNQMFGPARIEQGRLVVGTLASTLMACAPEAMQREQALAALLRSRPQVRLDGDKLLIGEVAQQQVWQPVAAAAQPAAPAKPAKPAAAAEPSTTRLIYVAPERRTCVGVAPMQCLQVRESQQQPWQHHYGEIEGFTAEAGTAYRLRIREIKVANPPADAPDRRWVLDSIVEQIRIAP; this is encoded by the coding sequence ATGAAAGGCGTCACTATCGCCATGATGTCGCTGCTATTGGGGGCTTGCGCCAGCAGCACCGTGCCGCAGCAAGGCAAATGGCAGCAAAGCGGACCCGATGGCAAGCCACTGCAAACCCTGCAGCTGACAGACGGCCAGCTATCGGCCAACGCCGGCTGCAACCAGATGTTCGGCCCCGCCCGCATCGAACAAGGCCGCCTGGTGGTGGGTACGCTGGCCAGTACCTTGATGGCCTGCGCGCCGGAAGCCATGCAGCGCGAGCAAGCCCTGGCCGCCCTGCTGCGCAGCCGCCCGCAAGTACGCCTGGACGGCGACAAACTGCTGATCGGCGAAGTGGCCCAGCAGCAGGTATGGCAGCCGGTGGCCGCAGCAGCCCAGCCGGCAGCGCCTGCCAAACCGGCCAAACCTGCGGCGGCAGCCGAGCCAAGCACCACACGCCTGATCTACGTGGCCCCCGAGCGCCGCACCTGCGTGGGCGTGGCCCCGATGCAGTGCCTGCAGGTACGCGAGAGCCAGCAACAGCCGTGGCAACACCATTATGGCGAGATCGAAGGCTTCACCGCCGAAGCCGGCACTGCCTACCGCCTGCGCATCCGCGAGATCAAGGTGGCCAACCCGCCAGCCGACGCGCCAGACCGCCGCTGGGTGCTGGATAGCATCGTGGAGCAGATCCGCATCGCGCCCTGA
- a CDS encoding methyl-accepting chemotaxis protein produces MTGQMKSRVIEELNGYKAFAGQLMESLPLFRDTTAQLVEHLGSIEQDISRFGKEVDQGAQTASNVTGRIGALEKDAQQIGDVMQMIKKIAEQTNLLALNAAIEAARAGEAGRGFAVVADEVRKLANTTQSNLDATGGAVDNVMNGVRDVGGDVRGMGSQVSGFAGEMAQVVGKLHQLASTSQDSKQRVDSMLAQTESLYARMREVDKELDAILQLEKQ; encoded by the coding sequence ATGACCGGGCAGATGAAGAGCCGCGTCATCGAAGAACTCAACGGCTACAAAGCCTTTGCGGGCCAGCTGATGGAAAGCCTGCCGCTGTTCCGCGATACCACCGCCCAGCTGGTAGAACACCTGGGCAGCATCGAACAGGACATCAGCCGCTTCGGTAAGGAAGTAGACCAAGGCGCGCAAACCGCCAGCAACGTAACCGGCCGCATCGGCGCGCTGGAAAAAGACGCGCAGCAGATCGGCGACGTGATGCAGATGATCAAGAAGATCGCCGAGCAAACCAACCTGCTGGCACTGAACGCCGCCATCGAAGCCGCACGAGCAGGCGAGGCCGGGCGCGGCTTTGCCGTGGTCGCCGACGAAGTACGCAAGCTGGCCAACACCACGCAATCCAATCTGGACGCCACCGGCGGTGCGGTGGACAACGTGATGAACGGCGTACGCGACGTGGGCGGCGATGTGCGCGGCATGGGCAGCCAGGTCAGCGGCTTTGCCGGCGAGATGGCGCAGGTCGTGGGCAAGCTGCACCAGCTGGCCAGCACCTCGCAGGACAGTAAACAGCGCGTAGACAGCATGCTGGCGCAGACCGAGAGCCTGTACGCCCGCATGCGCGAAGTGGACAAAGAGCTGGACGCCATCCTGCAGCTGGAAAAACAATAA
- the adh gene encoding aldehyde dehydrogenase yields the protein MSAITPAQYGLNLKTRYANFINGQWQPPVNGRYFENITPVTGQVLCEIPRSDAADIELALDAAHAAKGAWGKTSVAQRALILHRIADRMEQHLATLATVETFDNGKPIRETTAADLPLAIDHFRYFAGCIRAQEGSIGEIDATTVAYHFHEPLGVVGQIIPWNFPLLMAAWKIAPALAAGNCIVLKPAEQTPLSILVFAELVGDLLPPGVLNIVNGFGTEAGKALATSKRIAKIAFTGSTPVGRLIMNYASENLIPVTLELGGKSPNIFFDDVAAKDDAFFDKAIEGFVMFALNQGEVCTCPSRSLVHESIYDRFMERALKRVAEIKQGNPLDPSTMIGAQSSQEQMDKIQGYLQLGKDEGATVLAGGDRAHLGGGLENGFYIQPTVFQGHNQMRIFQEEIFGPVLSVTPFKDIDEALHIANDTLFGLGAGVWTRNMNTAFHMGRSIEAGRVWTNCYHAYPAHAAFGGYKQSGIGRETHKMMLDHYQQTKNLLVSYSEDKLGFF from the coding sequence ATGAGCGCGATTACCCCGGCACAATACGGCCTGAACCTGAAAACCCGTTACGCCAACTTCATCAATGGCCAGTGGCAGCCACCGGTCAATGGCCGCTATTTCGAGAACATCACCCCGGTGACCGGCCAGGTATTGTGCGAGATCCCGCGCTCCGATGCGGCCGATATCGAGCTGGCACTGGACGCCGCCCACGCCGCCAAAGGGGCCTGGGGCAAAACCAGCGTGGCCCAGCGCGCGCTCATCCTGCACCGTATTGCCGACCGCATGGAGCAGCACCTGGCCACCCTGGCCACGGTAGAAACCTTCGACAACGGCAAGCCTATTCGTGAAACCACGGCGGCCGACCTGCCGCTGGCTATCGACCATTTCCGCTACTTTGCCGGCTGCATCCGCGCACAGGAAGGCAGCATCGGCGAGATCGACGCCACCACCGTGGCGTATCACTTCCACGAGCCGCTGGGCGTGGTGGGCCAGATCATTCCGTGGAACTTCCCGCTGCTGATGGCCGCCTGGAAGATTGCCCCGGCGCTGGCGGCCGGTAACTGCATCGTGCTGAAACCTGCCGAGCAGACCCCGCTGTCCATCCTGGTGTTTGCCGAGCTGGTGGGCGACCTGCTGCCGCCGGGCGTGCTGAACATCGTGAACGGCTTTGGTACCGAGGCAGGCAAGGCACTGGCCACCAGCAAGCGCATCGCCAAGATCGCCTTTACCGGCTCTACCCCGGTGGGCCGCCTGATCATGAACTACGCCAGCGAAAACCTGATTCCGGTCACGCTGGAGCTGGGTGGCAAATCGCCGAATATCTTCTTTGACGACGTGGCCGCCAAGGACGACGCCTTCTTCGACAAGGCCATCGAAGGCTTCGTGATGTTTGCGCTGAACCAGGGCGAAGTGTGCACCTGCCCTAGCCGCTCGCTGGTACACGAGTCCATCTACGACCGCTTCATGGAGCGCGCGCTCAAGCGTGTGGCCGAAATCAAGCAAGGCAACCCGCTGGACCCGTCCACCATGATCGGTGCGCAGTCGTCGCAAGAGCAGATGGACAAGATCCAGGGCTACCTGCAGCTGGGCAAGGACGAAGGCGCTACCGTACTGGCGGGCGGCGACCGTGCCCACCTGGGCGGCGGGCTGGAAAACGGCTTCTATATCCAGCCTACCGTGTTCCAGGGCCATAACCAGATGCGCATCTTCCAGGAAGAAATCTTTGGCCCGGTGCTGTCGGTGACCCCGTTCAAGGATATCGACGAGGCATTGCATATCGCCAACGACACCCTGTTTGGCCTGGGTGCCGGCGTGTGGACGCGCAATATGAACACCGCCTTCCATATGGGCCGCAGTATCGAGGCGGGCCGCGTGTGGACCAACTGCTACCACGCCTACCCGGCGCACGCCGCTTTTGGTGGCTACAAGCAGTCCGGTATCGGCCGCGAAACCCACAAGATGATGCTGGACCACTACCAGCAGACCAAAAACCTGCTGGTGAGCTACAGCGAGGACAAACTGGGCTTCTTCTAA
- a CDS encoding sigma-54-dependent Fis family transcriptional regulator, whose translation MSTLPLAEIRRRFFDGDELPENSVPQPILHSWRRCLGLGLSAARLRPPERLDNQRLAHRQQDNADWLQLARPAIDALFDSVVDEGHVVIVADRDGVILNQMGHPAFLDRAERVALLPGMDWREDVRGTNAIGTALVTGAAVRVRGSEHYLERNRQLSCTASTIVDPQGQMLGVLDVSGLPRKLGEAQQLQVVTAVRHIEQRLFDEHTRSLHELRFAPDPATLATPRCARLAFDDDGVLRAANRAALSLLGLDWHCLGQTRFAGLSGLSMEHWLSRHGSGVASLRHGGQLYSASLLPPRQAVAHHGSVLLHSAPPAASPRRPAAGGQHERASDKVGRKQDLALPPGMLDTARRLLEADIPVLVLGETGAGKERFVQALHAASSRAAAPLVAVNCAAIPEGLIESELFGYEEGAFTGARRQGAKGRLREADGGILFLDEIGDMPMSLQARLLRVLQERLVVPLGGGPGQKVDVRIVAATHRQLEQEVAAGRFRADLYYRLCHYPLTLPPLRERGDVAQIAANLLLQHGSAGRGITLSPALADFIRRYPWPGNLRQLDNLLRTLLALADDGTVLTPAHLPASLRGQEDTPRHTANTLHSLLQQHGGNASAAARALGISRSTFYRRLREAGPA comes from the coding sequence ATGTCTACCCTGCCCCTGGCCGAAATCCGCCGCCGTTTTTTTGACGGTGACGAGCTACCGGAAAACAGCGTACCGCAGCCTATCCTGCATTCCTGGCGGCGTTGCCTGGGTCTGGGCTTGTCGGCCGCACGGCTGCGCCCGCCCGAGCGGCTGGACAACCAGCGCCTGGCGCACCGCCAGCAAGACAATGCCGACTGGCTACAGCTGGCCAGGCCGGCGATCGATGCGCTATTCGACAGCGTGGTGGACGAAGGCCATGTGGTGATTGTGGCCGACCGCGACGGCGTGATCCTGAACCAGATGGGCCACCCGGCGTTTCTGGACCGCGCCGAACGCGTGGCGCTGCTACCCGGCATGGACTGGCGCGAAGACGTGCGCGGCACCAATGCCATCGGCACCGCACTGGTCACCGGCGCGGCCGTACGTGTGCGCGGCAGCGAGCACTATCTGGAGCGCAACCGCCAGCTATCCTGCACCGCCAGTACCATCGTCGACCCGCAGGGGCAGATGCTGGGCGTACTGGACGTTTCCGGCCTGCCGCGCAAGCTGGGCGAGGCGCAGCAGCTGCAAGTGGTTACCGCGGTACGCCATATCGAACAACGCCTGTTCGACGAACATACCCGCAGCCTGCACGAGCTGCGCTTTGCCCCCGACCCGGCCACGCTGGCCACCCCGCGCTGCGCGCGGCTGGCTTTTGACGACGATGGCGTGCTGCGTGCGGCCAACCGTGCGGCGCTTAGCCTGCTGGGGCTGGACTGGCACTGCCTGGGCCAGACCCGCTTTGCCGGCCTATCGGGCCTGAGCATGGAGCACTGGCTTAGCCGCCACGGCAGCGGCGTGGCCTCGCTACGCCACGGCGGGCAGCTGTACTCGGCCAGCCTGCTGCCCCCCAGACAAGCGGTGGCCCATCACGGCAGCGTCTTGCTGCATAGCGCGCCACCAGCTGCCAGCCCGCGCCGGCCTGCCGCAGGCGGGCAACACGAGCGGGCAAGCGACAAGGTTGGCCGCAAGCAGGACCTGGCTTTGCCACCGGGCATGCTGGACACCGCGCGCCGCCTGCTGGAGGCGGATATTCCGGTACTGGTGCTGGGTGAAACCGGCGCCGGCAAGGAGCGCTTTGTGCAGGCACTGCACGCGGCCAGCAGCCGCGCCGCTGCGCCGCTGGTAGCGGTAAACTGCGCCGCCATCCCGGAAGGGCTGATCGAGTCGGAACTGTTTGGCTATGAGGAAGGCGCGTTTACAGGCGCCCGTCGCCAGGGCGCGAAAGGGCGTCTGCGCGAGGCCGACGGCGGCATACTGTTTCTGGATGAAATCGGCGACATGCCGATGAGCCTGCAGGCCAGGCTGCTGCGCGTACTGCAAGAGCGCCTGGTGGTGCCGCTAGGCGGGGGCCCCGGGCAAAAAGTGGACGTGCGCATTGTGGCGGCCACCCACCGCCAGCTGGAACAGGAGGTCGCCGCCGGGCGCTTCCGTGCCGACCTCTACTACCGGCTGTGCCACTACCCGCTAACGCTGCCACCGCTGCGCGAACGCGGCGACGTGGCGCAGATTGCGGCCAACCTGCTGCTGCAACACGGCAGCGCCGGGCGCGGCATTACCCTGTCGCCGGCGCTGGCCGACTTTATCCGCCGCTACCCGTGGCCGGGTAACCTGCGCCAGCTGGATAACCTGCTGCGCACCCTGCTGGCGCTGGCCGACGATGGCACGGTGCTGACCCCGGCACACCTGCCCGCCAGCCTGCGCGGCCAGGAAGATACCCCGCGCCACACTGCCAACACACTGCACAGCCTGCTACAGCAGCACGGCGGTAATGCCAGCGCCGCCGCACGGGCACTGGGTATCAGCCGCAGCACGTTTTACCGGCGGCTACGCGAAGCCGGGCCGGCATGA
- a CDS encoding roadblock/LC7 domain-containing protein gives MREQLLKSILSDLNGASADIEASAIISADGLTMAALLPQGVDEDRVGAMAAAMLSLGERTARELARGELEQVMVKGDAGYILMSYAGRDAVLTVIARKEAKLGLIFLDAKRAARSVEEIL, from the coding sequence ATGCGCGAACAACTGCTCAAATCCATTCTTAGCGACCTTAATGGCGCCTCGGCTGATATCGAAGCCTCCGCCATCATCTCGGCCGATGGCCTCACCATGGCGGCGTTGCTGCCACAAGGCGTCGACGAAGACCGTGTCGGTGCCATGGCCGCCGCCATGCTGTCGCTGGGCGAGCGTACCGCGCGCGAGCTGGCACGCGGCGAGCTCGAACAGGTGATGGTAAAAGGCGACGCCGGCTATATCCTGATGAGCTATGCCGGCCGCGACGCGGTGCTGACCGTGATTGCACGCAAGGAAGCCAAGCTGGGCCTGATCTTCCTGGACGCCAAGCGCGCGGCACGCAGCGTGGAAGAAATCCTGTAG